The genomic DNA gacacacagagacagacagagagagagagagacagagagagagagacagagagacagagagagagacagagagagacagaagtgtGTTTATGAGTTCTGTAAAGGGTtaacagatcagatcagatcttCAGTGTTTCAGTGATCAATAATGATGAGTTGGAGCTCCATTAAACTaatctgaatttattttatgaatcactgttcagtgtttttattctctttcctgtttcaacgtttaaaatgtgtttgaagataaaagataaatgtttgaTGACCTCTGAGGTCAAACTGAGGTCAAACTGAGGTCAAACTGAGGTCACTTACCGTCCATCAGCTGATCACACGATGGTGGAAGGGCCGATGACTGGGACTGCTttctgaggacagacaggtagagacagacagacaggtagagacagacagacagacaggtagagacagacagacaggtagagacagacagacagacagacaggtagagacagacaggtagagacagacagacagacaggtagagacagacagacaggtagagacagacagacagacagacagacaggagagacagacagacaggtagagacagacagtcaggtagagacagacagacagacagacagacaggtagagacagacaggtagagacagacagacagacaggtagagacagacaggtagagacagacagacaggtagacagacagacagacaggtagagacagacagacagacagacagacaggtagagacagacagtcaggtagagacagacaggtagagacagacagtcaggtagagacagagacagacagacagacagacaggtagagacagacagacaggtagagacagacagacagacaggtagagacagacagagagacagacagacagacaggtagagacagacagacagacagttactGTACCGTCTGAACACATGGGCgttttgttttatctgctgACTGAGACACTTTTATCTCAGTCAATAAGTCATGAGACGtttaacaacaacacactgatgAACTGTCTGAAATATTCAATGTGCTTATTGTGTCTTTAACTGATTGACTCTGTCTTTAACTTGTAGTCCATCGTACTCAGGACTACAACTCCCTTGATGTTTAACTAATTGACTAATTGACCCTGACACTGAGGTTCCTTCATGCTTCCTGTTGTTGGAGAAGGTCTGTGTACTCACAGCTGAAATGTAGTGGCTGTTGAGGTGCTGtttgttggaggaggaggaggaggaaggctggTCGGGGGGCTCTGCTCCTCAGGCAGCGCCTCCTGCAGGTGGGAGGAGACGCAGCCGCTGTCTGAGCCGGTGGAGCCGGAGAGACATCGAGAGGAGGAGCCTGAACTCTCTGTGGCTGAGAGGAAACACCAACGCTGCTaatgttagagtgtgtgtgtgtgtgtgtgtgtgtgtgtgtgtgtgtgtgtgtgtgtgtgtgtgtgtgtgtgttgtgtgagtgtgagtgtgagtgtgagtgtgtgtgtgtacatactcATGGAGGGCTGGCTGCTGGTCTCCTGCTCGTCCTCCTCGATACAGGAGGTGATGAAGGAGCCTtcagcagcagaagaggaggagatgttcTGACTGCAGGAGGAGACGACAGACGGTGTTAAGATGGAGGTTCTGACCCGAACCGGACcaggacaggtgtgtgtgtgtgtgtgtgtgtgtgtgtgtgtgtgtgtgtgtgtgtgtgtgtgtgtgtgtgtgtgtacctgtacaTGTGCAGGTTGAGCGGCCCCAGCAGGCTGGATGAAGAGGGCCCTGATGCtgcggggtcagaggtcaccgcTCCTCCATTAAAAGGGTGGGAGTGATCGAAGACAGAGACGGCGATGGACGCACGCGTTCTGGCACCTGATCACAcatcaatcaatatctgatcactcatcaatcaatatctgatcacaCTCAATATCTGatcaatcaatatctgatcacacatcaatcaatatctgatcacacatcaatcaatatctgatcactcatcaatcaatatctgatcacacatcaatcaatatctgatcacacatcaatcaatatctgatcacacatcaatcaatatctgatcacacatcaatcaatatctgatcacacatcaatcaatatctgatcacacatcaatcaatatctgatcacacatcaatcaatatctgatcacacatcaatcaatatctgatcacacatcaatcaatatctgatcacacatcaatcaatatctgatcactcatcaatcaatatctgatcacacatcaatcaatacacatcaatcaatatctgatcactcatcaatcaatatctgatcacaatcaatatcaatcaatatctgatcacacatcaatcaatatctgatcacacatcaatcaatatctgatcacacatcaatcaatatctgatcactcatcaatcaatatctgatcacTCATCAATCAAtaatcttatattctgtttttagggtgatCTGTCTAGCTCTAACTCTGGTGCATTGTctctaccaaataaaccaataaaaaaaaaagttattgatCATGAAAATAAgacttatttattgtttatcattGTTACATATAAAGGTCATAAACAGCTGATCACCAGATATTAATcaataaacaatcaatataaCGTAATAAACAGaatggtagaagaagaggatgaagatgcttttattttgaaagggtcACCTCTGCTCTTCATGATGTAGTGAACGGCTGAGTCGCTGATCGCTGCGTCGCATCGGCTGGATGTCCAGAAACGGCTTGTTACCGACTCCCATCGACACCATCTCCTTCACACGCATCTCTGAAACAAGacaggagaacatgaggagaacatgaggagaacatgaagagaacatgaggaggaaCATGAAGAGGACCATGAGGAGGACCATGAGGAGGAACATGAGGACCATGAGGAGGACCATGAAGAGGACCATGAGGAGGACCATGAggaggaacatgaggagaacatgaggagaacatgacaGAGGACCATGAGGAGGACCATGAGGAAGACCATGAGGAGGAACATGAAGAGGACCATGAagaggaacatgaggaggaaCATGAAGAGGCCATGAAGAGGGACCATGAAGAGGACCATGAAGAGGAACATGAACATGAGAAGACCATGAGGAGGACCATGAGGAGGACCATGAGGAAGACCATGAGGAGGACCATGAAGAAGACCATGAGGAGGACCATGAggaggaacatgaggaggaaCATGAGGACCATGAAGAGGACCATGAAGAGGACCATGAGGAGGACCATGAAGAGGACCATGAAGAGGACCATGAAGAGCTCTGGTTCCTGTACCTTTGTTCCTGGTGGCCTGGGTCCACAGGATCCTGGCGATGCCGGTGGTCCAGGCGTGTTTCACCTCTGACGTGGCGGCCTGAAGGATGAAGGTCTGGTTCTTGGCCGTCCTCCTCCTGAACCAGACCTCGAACCGCAGCCCGTTGTCCCCCGCGGACTCCGTCAGACCCACATCTGCTGTCTGTAACACAGAAGAGGGTCTCAGTCGGACCGCCACAGTGGGCCGCTGTGGGAGTCAGACCGGGTCTGATGGTCTTACCTTGAAGGAGTGTTTGTAGATGAAGACGTCCAGacctccctccatcttcttgGGTTTACTGAAGAGAACGAGCTCCTCGAACAGGAAGATGTGACGCTGACATTTCCTCCTGCCGGTCCAGACAGTGAACTCGTCCTGACGGATCAGCTGACCCTGCTCCTTCAGGTTCACCTGGAGACGGTTTaacacattcattattcattacaGACGTTCAGAGATAACGATGTCATGATGACGATGTCATGAGGGGGAGGAGCTTTAGTCAACTCACGTCACAGTCTCGGATGGCGTCCATTGCCAGCAGGTCGTTGCCGTGGCGAAGCTGGAACTTGACCATGTTGGTGGCGGCGTGCAGAGCGGCGAGCTCCGCCTCCTGGGCCACGCCCACCTCCTTGATGAGGTCAGTGAGCAGGAGAGCGTATTTACTCATCCTCTGCACCGGCTTCAACAGGTACGACGACAGGTCCATCTTATCGCCCAGCTCCACCTGCTTCCTCtggggggtcaaaggtcacggttAGTCCTCAGAGGTCACAGTGAGTcatcagaggtcaaaggtcattctGAGGGGGaaggtaactccttttaggcgtaaatatatttataacacactaaaggagagggaaataATTACAGGGCCACTTTAACACAGTAAAGGGCCTCATGGTGCCTTCAGGTTCACCTGGTGTTGTAAGGTTCCCTCCTGACATCTGGTGGATCTTCTTTcagttaaacatttgtttttacatgttaaatacttCATCTAAATGTCACCACATGGACTCAGGTCGGTTCACTCTACGTCTGACATCACGTAGAGTTTAAAAACGGATTTGATAATGAAGATCATCTTCTGAGACTAGAGCGTTGATCTTTAGATGTGAAGTCAGGAGAAGAGAAGGTTCTCACCCTGAAGAAGGAGTTCCCGTGGTGGGCCAGCAGAGCGTCAGACTTTGGTTTGTTCTTGCTGTACAGAGCGTAAAGACCGAACTGCTCCTTCtgtcaaacacaacaacaacaaacacaccttCATCATGTTATTGATCCATCTATGGAACCCTTCTACCagctgtgtgttcagtgtgtgtggttcctacgtgtctgatgaagcagtgaggaaccctcagaggatgtgtgtgtggttcctacGTGTCTGATGAAGCAGTGAGGAACCCTCAGAGGATGTGTTCCTACGTGTCTGATGAAGCAGTGAGGAACcctcagaggatgtgtgtgtggttcctacgtgtctgatgaagcagtgaggaaccctcagaggatgtgtgtgtggttcctacatgtctgatgaagcagtgaggaaccctcagaggatgtgtgtgtggttcctacgtgtctgatgaagcagtgaggaaccctcagaggatgtgtgtgtggttcctacATGTCTGATGAAGCAGTGAGGAACCCTCAGAGGATGTGTTCCTACGTGTCTGATGAAGCAGTGAGGAACcctcagaggatgtgtgtgtggttcctacatgtctgatgaagcagtgaggaaccctcagaggatgtgtgtgtggttcctacgtgtctgatgaagcagtgaggaaccctcagaggatgtgtgtgtggttcctacatgtctgatgaagcagtgaggaaccctcagaggatgtgtgtgtggttcctacATGTCTGATGAAGCAGTGAGGAACCCTCAGAGGATGCTTCCAGCAGGCCTCCAGCTCCCTGAGGAAGAACTGACTGTGGAAGTCCAGAAGCTTCTCCAGGTTCCCGAACACCACGGAGCGTTTCCCCCGGAGGTCCTGAGGAAGGTCGGCCCGGTCCATCTCAGGGAAGTAGTGATGGATGATGTA from Anoplopoma fimbria isolate UVic2021 breed Golden Eagle Sablefish unplaced genomic scaffold, Afim_UVic_2022 Un_contig_12068_pilon_pilon, whole genome shotgun sequence includes the following:
- the LOC129115681 gene encoding pleckstrin homology domain-containing family G member 4B-like; translated protein: MDRADLPQDLRGKRSVVFGNLEKLLDFHSQFFLRELEACWKHPLRVPHCFIRHKEQFGLYALYSKNKPKSDALLAHHGNSFFRRKQVELGDKMDLSSYLLKPVQRMSKYALLLTDLIKEVGVAQEAELAALHAATNMVKFQLRHGNDLLAMDAIRDCDVNLKEQGQLIRQDEFTVWTGRRKCQRHIFLFEELVLFSKPKKMEGGLDVFIYKHSFKTADVGLTESAGDNGLRFEVWFRRRTAKNQTFILQAATSEVKHAWTTGIARILWTQATRNKEMRVKEMVSMGVGNKPFLDIQPMRRSDQRLSRSLHHEEQRCQNACVHRRLCLRSLPPF